Genomic window (Takifugu rubripes chromosome 1, fTakRub1.2, whole genome shotgun sequence):
tttgtgtgtgtgtgtgtctgcgtctgCAGAGGCTTTGAAGTTGCAGCAGGACCAGGGGGAGGAGAAGACGTCCAAGATAAAACAGTTGCTAGTGAAGACCAAAAAGGATTTGGCTGATGCCAagaaacaggtgtgtgtgcgcgcaacCATTTGGATAATCTTTGGCTGTATGTTTCATAACTGCCTTTTAATCTCAAACATTTGGGCCTTAAAGATGTTGGTTGAGTCCATATTGTTTGTTCTACATCTGTCATATGTACGTGCCTGCTTGCAGGAAAGTTCCCTCCTGGTGCAGCAGGCCTCCCTGAAAGGAGAGCTTGAGGGTATCCATCAGCAGCTAGAAACTTCCAAGGTAATAGAAAGCCCCCTCTCTGCTTCCACTCTTTGTAGTTTTAAAAACCAGCAGTTGGACATAAGTTGCATAcgcctgtgtctgtgtgtcgaGATTGAGATGTGCGAGGTGACAGCTGAGTGCCATCGactgcaggagcagctcagGTCTGcacaggagcagcaacagaaaaccagcagctccctgcagcagcacatcatCAGCCTGCAGCAGGAGAGCGATACTCTTAAGGTATGTCCACACTTGCATGCTCTAGATGTCATTTATAGCCTATGAAATAGAACAGGTGAGGTTTTTTTCATCTGCAGTGAATTTGCTTCAAGGCTTGTTTTTAACAGAAACTGGATTCATACTGATTTCAGCAgtacatttaaatgtatatcAACATCTCTTCATAGTTCAGGGTCAATCAACGATTTATTGGGCATCTTCTGATTCTAGGCTGAGCTTGCAGCAACGACAGCCGAGTTTGACAGTTATAAGGTCCGAGTACACAATGTGCTAAAACAGCAAAAGAGCAAAACGACCAACCCGAGTGATGGAGATGCTGGTAAAATAGAGAGGTGGGGATTTCCATTGTACTGTAATATATTCTGCTGCTATAGTCTTTGGTTCCCTGGATTGGGATTTAAGAAGCTAAACTTTAAGCGCCTCTTGTTTGTGCGTGTTGTGTCTGGCAGAGAGCAGTTGTCCTCTCAGGTAGAGCTGCTGAGATCGAAGCTAACAGAGAGTCAGCAGAACCTCCAGAGCAtcactgcagagctgcagcagctccaggctgagcaTGACACTCTACTCGAGAGGCACAATAAAATCCTCCAAGAAACCATTAGCAAGGAGGCTGAGCTCCGTGAGAGGTGCGGTCCGAAATGCTTATCCAcaacatatatatattttatatttctcATTCTTCTTTCTGAATGAGGCTTAACCAAGAATCTCTGAACACTCCCTCTGTTCTCACCTCCAGAGTGCTGTCACTGCAGTCAGAAAATGTTACTCTGCAGGCAGATCTGTCTCAAGCCCAGGCTGATCTGTCGTCTCGGGTTGAGACCCAGCGTCAGACCTACAGGGAAcagctgaggaagctgcagGATGACCACAGGACCACTGTTGAGACTCTGCAGGGTCAGCTGACacgtgtggaggagcagctcttCCACCTACAGAGCCAGAACAGTAAGCACTCTCGAGTTCCCCAATCAGCATATCTGTAGGGGGTGAAGGGTCAAATGATATCGATAGAATGATGCAAAATGTGATATCTTCACTTAATACATAGAGATCCCTTAAAGAATGGtgaaagtttttattttggtattttctATGGAGGTAATGATGGGAGCAGTGGTGCTTTTaccagaagagctgcagcaaaaGCCCATTCATCACCTCCCACACATCTGCCCTTGTGGTCTCAAACTTCGTTCATTCAATTCACTTGAAGTAATGATgaggaaagagtgtgtgtgtgcacaggcgagtgtgtgtgtcacttcATTATAGCCAGGTGGTTTTGAGAACTCTTGGCTGTTTTCCCACCTCTCAATGGTGCAAATGGCTCACTGTGACATCTGGAGAGATGCATCATTAGCAGCTCACACATGCTGGCCAGAAGTATCCCAACATACAGGGCTGAAGTCATATTTTAACATATTGTACTGTAATGACAGTCAGTGTAGTTGCACGTAATTTGGTTTCAGGGGTCCTTTTGAGCAGACAGGCCATTTAATTGCTAGACAATATTAACCTTGCATACAGTTTGTCTGTGAATCATTAGTAACAGGATGCTGCTTCATACAATGTCCAGTGATTTATCTTGAATGTGTCACGTGGTTTGTTAAGCTCGCTGCAGATTTAATTAGTTCTGCTGAAATCCCAATAGGGAGCAATGCTGCGTCAGGAGCATAACAAAGCAATATAGGCTCCAGTCCTGACATTCATCCAACTAAGCTTTTTACAGGCCTCGGGCTTTTAGGAAAGTATAAATGAATTATTATAAACTCCTATTACACCACAGAACAGTGTGCATTGTGCACAAAAACATATCCGACATAAAAGACGGACTGcctggatggagggagggagagctcTGGCTAAAAAAGGACAGTGTGATTTATTTACTGTCTGGTGTTTTGGCTAACTTTACATGCCATTAATCACAATCATGTCTATAGTCAGCTTAGCGTTTCCTTGCTTGTTTCCCAGTTTATTCCAGCAACACAAGGACAAAGTGGTCTAATGCCCCCTCATGTCAGGCTGAGGTAGAACACTGACATAATGATCCAGAGGGATTGGTTTCCTTCTGcacctttaaaataaaaaaaaacaaaaaccaaaacggTTTCTCTGAGTTTGTCGTCAGGACTGCGGTGTATCTAAATTAGAAAAATGACgtattttcttttctgcttcagtGTTGGTCCAGTCTGGGCGCAAGTCGCTGTCATCAGACTCTCAACGGAGAAACACCGATCAGAGCCAGTCGGGGCTGGGAATTATGGCCCTCAGTGACCTCCAGTCCATGGCCAGGGAAGAAGGCGAGGGTATGGAAACCACTGAGACCGAGAGCCTGTCTCCCGCCGTTGCACCCCTTACCTCTTTTGAGCATCTGCTCACATCCCCGGACCCCAAACAAGGTACGTTTGAAAGACGACCTGCAGAAATTGATGTCATTTTGACCAGCGGGTTTCATCACAgggaaaagcaaagcaaaaataaGCATATTTTCAGTGTGACCGCGGAATTCCTTCTACAGCAGTCTCTTTTTATCTTGATCtctgtttgccttttttctttAGAGCCATTTGTGTGGAATGTGGAGCCTACCAAAGAGGAACTGACTCAGAAGTTGAATACAGCCACACGCAGTATGGAACACATGAACAGCCTGTTGCACGAGACCGAAGCCACCAATGCTGTTCTCATGGAGCAAATCACTGTAtgtacacaagaaatagcacaCAACCTCAAGAGTGTGAGGCTACGTGCATAGCTGAATTTCACATCACCGCATGTTTATTGTGAGAAAAATCTTTGTAAACACAGGTAACAGATGATAGCCACAAAACAAAATTTAAATCTTGAATTTTGTGTAGCTAACAGTGACATAAGCCGCTAAACTGATCGGTAAGCCCCAACAGTAATATCAAACAGCCTAGCATTGTTTATGGTTCCTTCCTTGTCCAGTAGGAAGTAGAACTTGTGTCCTTTAACCCGGAGAGGGATGAACGATGGAGACTCCTGCCTGTGGGCGTGACAGGCTACCTGGGAGAGCGGGACCGTTATCCGCTGGCCCCGGCCTGATCCCAAAGGGGACTGTGTGGCCACTGTCACCATCCTCCCACCTCTGTGCAAAATCACCTGGTTGACGGAACGTCGGCAAAACAGAACCCCGAGTCCCAAGATACTTGCCCCAATGGCCAGGCAGCCTGCCGTGAATCCGTACCTCCAGGTGTTCGTTCCGAGGTTCATCTCAAAAGTCCATATCCCGGCCAGGCCTGCAGAGGTGGCGGTGGCCGCTTTAGCCTTCCCTTTCGCGCCCCCGGTGTCCCGAAGGCCATTAAAGGCAAAATGTGCTAAGTATGACCAGAACAGAAACTGTCCGCCGCAGAAAAAGGCGAGGAGCCGGAAGAAGCGCGTCCTGTCGTGCTCGAACAGAGTGACATCTCTGGGAGGCTGCGCGGAGGTGCAGAAGCTGCGGCGGGCAGCCAGCGGGGTGTTGGCTGCATCGAGACGGTGTTTGGGGGCGAATAGCCCGcgacacacacctgctgaccCTATAAGACGTTTCACTACGTCAGACAAGGTCGCCTTGGACTGGTCCGCTGCTGGTGTCCACCGGAAGACATGTTGCTGGACAGTTGCCTGCTGACACTGCTTGATGTAGCACCGCGCAGTCCCGCTGAGTAAACGCCCCAAACCCATCATCTTCGCGATATATTTGTTCCAAAACCTTTGCGTTTTAGTACAGTCTGTTTTGCAGTTTTGTAGTTATTTAACTAACTACATTCCCCTGACTGAATAAAAAGCCGCCATGTTGTGACGTATTGTAGCAACGTACGGAAGGCGGTGATGACCAAACTTAATCAGAACGACCGCAGGACAAAGTTTGCGCTTTGttaaaaggacatttttaaacCCACAGGGCCATAATAATTAATGGGGTTGCTTTATATTTAAAACCTAATCTACTTAGTGTAATTGAGCATGTCATTTAATgatatatttttcattttccaaattTAACCAGCTAAAAATGGTTGCAGTATGTAGTTTAAATACATGTTTATCTTATTCATTTTATGGTGTTCAAATATTCAAATTGGGTTTTgccattattttacatttatctgAAATTCCACACTTTAGCTTTTTCACACTTTTTCACACTTCATGGAAACTCACAATATTTAGTGTAAGGATGTTTAAACATTCGGTTTTTATAACCCCATTTCCTTGGTAATTTCCTCCTGCTAGCTGTTGAAGAGTGAGCTGCGTCGTCTCGAGAGAAACCAAGAGCGAGAGAAGAGTGTGGCCAACCTGGAATATCTGAAGAATGTCCTCCTGCAGTTCATCTTCCTGCGTTCTGGCAGTGAGAGGCAGGCCCTGTTGCCTGTCATTCACACAATGCTGCAGCTCAGTCCAGAGGAGAAAAGTAAACTGGCTGCTATTGCGCAAGGTATGCAATAGATAAAggctgtttttatgttttgatTTAGAGCAACAAAAAAACAGTGATTCACAAAGACTCCATTTTTTTCTCCAAGTTACTGAAGTGACAATAAAATTTTAGAATTTCTAATGTGATGTCCCATCAACTCCTTCTTGCAGGTGAAGAAGAGGGGTCTGGGAGTCGGGGCTCGGGCTGGAGCTCTTACCTCCACAGCTGGTCTGGGATCCGATAAGCATCATATTTAACATAATGATGGAAAACTGTGGCATTTACAAATTGTTTGCAGCACATCgccaaggaaacaaacaaagat
Coding sequences:
- the tmem223 gene encoding transmembrane protein 223, which encodes MMGLGRLLSGTARCYIKQCQQATVQQHVFRWTPAADQSKATLSDVVKRLIGSAGVCRGLFAPKHRLDAANTPLAARRSFCTSAQPPRDVTLFEHDRTRFFRLLAFFCGGQFLFWSYLAHFAFNGLRDTGGAKGKAKAATATSAGLAGIWTFEMNLGTNTWRYGFTAGCLAIGASILGLGVLFCRRSVNQVILHRGGRMVTVATQSPLGSGRGQRITVPLSQVACHAHRQESPSFIPLRVKGHKFYFLLDKEGTINNARLFDITVGAYRSV